ctattataaaaacttaagcagcaacttttccaatttccaatatttatgtaattctcaaaacttttggccacgactgtatattatacacacacatctATAGTCAGTAGTATATTTTACTCCATCTGAGAAGTGCTTACACATAAGATTCATATACTACTGACTATAGATCATTGACCTTTTTGCTCAAAGTTCGCAAATGTGACCACACTTTAGCCTGTAAATCACAAATGACTGGAAGAGTCATGTGAACTCGATGTTAAAAATACATCACAAGACCTTGTTATCAGGTATCACTAGTTCAGTTAATCCAAATTTTAGAACCAAACTACAACATCATATCAcatattattctaaataatacCTTTTTCTGCAAGGACTTCAGTCTGTAGTTTGGTGTGGTGAGACAGTAGCGGTCTGGTGGAAGACGTGGGCCTGTGTATGGTTTGATCAAGGGCAAAGGAGTTTGGTTCTTCTGTCTTGCAATATCCAACAGAAACTGAAACCATGGACCAACCACCACTATTAATTATCAGAAGTCACAAATGtgctatgcataaaaaaaataaaagtcaacaAGAACAACTTACATCTCGTGGTGGAGGAGATGTGAATGACTGATCCACTCGACACTGGATTGCTAACCTTACATCATCTGCATCCACATTGGACTTCTTGGCATGGGTGGAATAAATTTTTGCATCTTCAATAATAGTTGTCACGTatcctgaagaagaaaaaaaactacaacatcAGACAGTGATTGTTAAAATGTTATTGGACGACTTAATAGAACAGAACTAAGACAGAGATAGTTTGTTAAAGCATTTTACAATATGTTGGAGGTCTTAAGTCATCCTGACTCACTGTATGTAAACTCCAGCATTTGATTGATCACTCTGGGCTCGTACTCCGTGATCCCCATGTCCTTAAGAATCTGCATCATAACCttttaagataataaaataaagtaaaaactgcACAATGAACATATCATGCATATTATATTAGCTGCAtacctgtatttatatatatcagCAAACATCTTAGCTTGCCTTACTATTTAACGCATTAATCGTAAATACACCCACAACCTTTTTATCCATGAAACAcagtaaataataacatattttattaaaatatcacgaaaaataaaaaaagtattacagtgGACCAGTTAGCCTTGTAACATGTGCGTGCACAAAGAAGAATAAGAAAAGTAAAATACACAGTCGCATTTTAAATGGGCTGTTTTAATCGTTAtggtttaaaaacaacaaatattgcaCAACGCGAAAATTAAACCGTTTCCAAAGCATTATTTACCTGTGCATCTTTAGGCACCGTTTTCGGAGACGCCATTTTCAAAAGAACTCAAATTCTCCTCCCATTATACGCAGGTTGTGTTTCTAAAGTcagtgagctgcctacatagacagcattttGGCAAACTTAAAAGGAAGAATCCTTGCGTGGCAGACAAGCAGCCAATCACAGAGGAATAATCAGATACTCAGCAAACTGTCACGCGCCAAGTGAATCGAGCAGCCAATCAGCAGCGGCTTAGAGGTTAAGCGCGTACTTGTAGTCATATGACGTCTGAATCATTTCTGCGAATCGTTTCTTTCGAATAGTTTAATTCAGATAGCAAAAACTGAATAAAGGAATTCCTCGTATTAATTCCGTTGCTTTACAGGGCGACACATTACGTTTCGTTATCAAGCATTTATTGAAATGTTACTTGTCCATGTTCAGTTTCTTACAACCACGTTTCCACTGTTACAAATAATTAGcatttatattaaacaatattcaaattaatttccaTATTAAACGACATGCTATTTAGGAAACTAACCTCTCTTAAATTAAGTTGTAAACATAGACAGTACGTTTTACTCTTGACACTTCTGCGATTCGCTGGAGCCGATT
This genomic stretch from Carassius gibelio isolate Cgi1373 ecotype wild population from Czech Republic chromosome B21, carGib1.2-hapl.c, whole genome shotgun sequence harbors:
- the LOC127985756 gene encoding transcription initiation factor TFIID subunit 9-like isoform X2, with the translated sequence MASPKTVPKDAQVMMQILKDMGITEYEPRVINQMLEFTYRYVTTIIEDAKIYSTHAKKSNVDADDVRLAIQCRVDQSFTSPPPRDFLLDIARQKNQTPLPLIKPYTGPRLPPDRYCLTTPNYRLKSLQKKVSSSAGRITVPRLSVGAVSSRPSTPTLGTPSVQTVGTKVGTPVSLTGQRFTVQIPSSQAASVKSVQNVLINPSLIGSKNILITTNMVSHNSSSDSSSLKRKHEDEDDYDAL
- the LOC127985756 gene encoding transcription initiation factor TFIID subunit 9-like isoform X1, whose amino-acid sequence is MASPKTVPKDAQVMMQILKDMGITEYEPRVINQMLEFTYRYVTTIIEDAKIYSTHAKKSNVDADDVRLAIQCRVDQSFTSPPPRDFLLDIARQKNQTPLPLIKPYTGPRLPPDRYCLTTPNYRLKSLQKKVSSSAGRITVPRLSVGAVSSRPSTPTLGTPSVQTVGTKVGTPVSLTGQRFTVQIPSSQAASVKSATPTTSTVQNVLINPSLIGSKNILITTNMVSHNSSSDSSSLKRKHEDEDDYDAL